Sequence from the Candidatus Zixiibacteriota bacterium genome:
TGAATAATCAACTGCTCGATTTCGAAATCAGTCTTATCTTTTGTGTCGATTTCGATTTTGGTCATATTCTGCCTGGCCTGGGCATAGAGACTGCCGGAAGTCTTTTCACGTATCGGCTCAACCGTAAGTCGGGGATTGTCTCCGGCTATCAGCCTGAAGGCGACTTCCGCCTCGCGCACAGCATCCCTGTCAGGCAGGCTGGCCACATGCAGGCAATCGCCGTCAAAACTGACCTGCGTATTTGCATAACCCAACGCATCAAGCGCGGAGCGGTAACTGTCCAGGTAGTTGACAGATGAGGGGTCATCGAGGTTGAAACACATCCGGTATCCAACTGTCGTCGTATACGAAAACGGTATCAGCGTGATGGCCATGATAATCACAGCCATCAGTCCAAAGCCGGTTATCAGGCGGGGATGAGTTTTGATCTGATCTTTAAACATGGCAAATATTCCTTTCTTGTTTGTCAAAGAAGTGCGTCGTAGTTCGATCTTCTCCCGAATCCGGTCCAGTGGCGTTGTCGCGACTGCCTGATTTTTCAGTTCGGCTTCAATTCGATTTTGGAGCAAACGTTCCGCAATTAAGTTTTGCGCGCACTCCGGACAGTCTTCGATATGACTTGCGATCGAATCCGGAAGCAGAGTATTGAGCTGGTCAGGATGATCATTCATCCACTGTTTTACTTCTCTGCAACGCATAGCGCACCTCATTTTCAGTTGCTGTCTTTTCGTCCAGCTTTAGCTTCTTTTGCAAAAACCTGCGCATCTTTCCACGAGCGCGGGACAACCTGGCCTTGATCGTACCCCCGGGTCGGCCGGTTATCTCGGTCAGCTCGCCAATACTGAAACCTTCCAGTTCGAACATCAGCACCAGGGCACGATCCTCCGGCGAAAGAACTCCCAGGGCGTGCTCGAGCTGACGGTTGAGCACATACCGTAAAGACGGATCATCGGTTCTTCGATCGTCAGCAGTTAAAAACTTCAACTGCACGAACTCGACCAGTCTCTGCCGGCGCCGGCGATTCTTATAGATGTTGATCAGAATCCGGTACAGCCATGCTTTGAAGGCTCTTGCATCCTTCAGGCTGTCAAAACTCTCGAGAGCTTTTAAAAGCGCATCCTGGTAGAGATCATCACCGTCATCGCGGTTGCCCGCGAGTTTACGGCAGAACGCTTCAGCCTGCGGATGAACCGGTTTCAGAAGCTGCCAGAACTTTTCGTTTTTCACATTCATAGATAAAGACAATTTACGACCATCCCCGGTTGCTTTGACAATTAATTAAAATAAAACAATAATTTCAGAGCGTTCTTGACATTTGCATTTTCTTAAGTGATTTTACTGATTCAACGACCGCGCGAAATCAAACCATAAGGAGATGAAATGAATATTGAAATAGATTTCGAGAAAATCCTCCAGCAATTTACAGATTGGATGATCAATTCCGGAATCGCTATACTGGTGATTTTAATCGGTGGCCTGATCCTCAACAAAATCGCCAAGATACTTTTAGGCCGGGTTTTCTCCCAGCTCAAACGCAACCGGGAGGAAAGCGAAAGCCTCAAGCGTCTCAATACCCTGCAATCCGTTATACGCTACGCGATCACGATTGTTTTACTGGCAGTCATCGTCATGATGGTCCTGGGGGAAGCCGGTATCGACATCGGGCCGATCCTGGCCGCCGCCGGTGTTCTCGGCCTGGCGATCGGCTTCGGCGCACAGACGCTTGTCTCCGATGTAATCACCGGCTTTTTCATCCTGATGGAAGACCAGATTCGTGAAGGCGATGTTGTCCAGATCGCCGGCAAGGGGGGACTGGTCGAAAAAGTCAATCTGCGTATGACAATTCTGCGAGACCTCTCCGGCAATGTTCATTACGTCCGCAACAGCGAAATCAAACTGGTCACCAACATGACCAAGGATTTTTCTTACTACCTCTTCGATGTCGGCGTAGCCTACCGGGAGAATACCGATGAGGTAATCGAAGTTCTCAAGCAGATCAGCGAACAGATGCAGTCCGATGATGAATACAAAGACGATATCCTGGATCCGATCGAGATTCTGGGAGTCGACCAGTTTGCCGATTCGGCAGTGATCATCAAAGCGCGCATCAAGACCAGGCC
This genomic interval carries:
- a CDS encoding mechanosensitive ion channel yields the protein MNIEIDFEKILQQFTDWMINSGIAILVILIGGLILNKIAKILLGRVFSQLKRNREESESLKRLNTLQSVIRYAITIVLLAVIVMMVLGEAGIDIGPILAAAGVLGLAIGFGAQTLVSDVITGFFILMEDQIREGDVVQIAGKGGLVEKVNLRMTILRDLSGNVHYVRNSEIKLVTNMTKDFSYYLFDVGVAYRENTDEVIEVLKQISEQMQSDDEYKDDILDPIEILGVDQFADSAVIIKARIKTRPIKQWRIGRAFNAIMKKKFDELDIEIPFPHMTVYMGQDKDGGAPPANLRLLDKNQKAS
- a CDS encoding sigma-70 family RNA polymerase sigma factor, whose protein sequence is MSLSMNVKNEKFWQLLKPVHPQAEAFCRKLAGNRDDGDDLYQDALLKALESFDSLKDARAFKAWLYRILINIYKNRRRRQRLVEFVQLKFLTADDRRTDDPSLRYVLNRQLEHALGVLSPEDRALVLMFELEGFSIGELTEITGRPGGTIKARLSRARGKMRRFLQKKLKLDEKTATENEVRYALQRSKTVDE